One Aegilops tauschii subsp. strangulata cultivar AL8/78 chromosome 7, Aet v6.0, whole genome shotgun sequence genomic window carries:
- the LOC109753355 gene encoding hydroxycinnamoyltransferase 4, producing the protein MAMVEVLSSELVVPAEQTPGGSIWLSNLDLAGRRGYTPTVYFFRPNGDPGFFSADAMRDSLARALVAFYPLAGRLGLDATGRVQVDCTAEGVVFVTARSEHYALEELMNEFVPCGEMRDLLVPPTPAPNPPCALLFVQITRLRCGGLVLGQAMHHSIVDARGAAHFFETWASISRGAGAPTVPPCFDHTLLAARPPQSRAVLYDHPEYKPEPEPVDPVSASTYASAIVTMTKGQVGALKARCLGASTFRAVVALVWQCVCRARALPPTAETRLYSMVDMRARLDPQLPAGYFGNAVIRTSVSATVEEVVSSPLVHAARLARAATSQGGDHARSLVDYLEGVDTMNLPRSGISRAHLRAISWMGMTLSDADFGWGAPAFMGPALMYYSGFVYVMNAPGKDGALALVLSLEPESMPAFRKVFADELARLEL; encoded by the coding sequence TTCTTCCGCCCCAACGGCGACCCGGGCTTCTTCTCCGCCGACGCCATGAGGGACAGCCTCGCCAGGGCGCTCGTCGCCTTCTACCCGCTCGCCGGCCGCCTGGGCCTCGACGCCACCGGCCGCGTCCAGGTGGACTGCACCGCCGAGGGCGTGGTCTTCGTCACGGCCCGCTCCGAGCACTACGCGCTCGAGGAGCTGATGAACGAGTTCGTGCCGTGCGGCGAGATGCGGGACTTGCTCGTGCCGCCCACGCCGGCGCCCAACCCGCCTTGCGCCCTGCTCTTCGTGCAGATCACGCGCCTCCGCTGCGGCGGCCTGGTGCTCGGCCAGGCCATGCACCACTCCATCGTCGACGCGCGCGGCGCCGCGCACTTCTTCGAGACGTGGGCGAGCATCTCCCGCGGCGCAGGCGCGCCCACCGTGCCGCCATGCTTCGACCACACGCTGCTCGCCGCGCGCCCGCCGCAGTCGCGCGCGGTGCTGTACGACCACCCGGAGTAcaagccggagccggagccggtgGACCCCGTGTCGGCCTCCACGTACGCGAGCGCCATCGTCACGATGACCAAGGGCCAGGTGGGCGCGCTCAAGGCGCGGTGCCTCGGCGCGTCCACGTTCCGCGCCGTGGTGGCCCTGGTGTGGCAGTGCGTGTGCCGCGCCCGCGCGCTCCCGCCGACGGCCGAGACGCGGCTCTACTCCATGGTGGACATGCGCGCGCGCCTGGACCCGCAGCTCCCGGCTGGGTACTTCGGCAACGCGGTGATCCGCACGTCCGTGTCGGCCACGGTGGAGGAGGTGGTGTCGAGCCCGCTGGTCCACGCCGCGAGGCTGGCGCGCGCGGCGACGAGCCAGGGCGGCGACCACGCGAGGTCGCTGGTGGACTACCTGGAGGGCGTGGACACAATGAACCTGCCGCGCAGCGGCATCTCGCGCGCGCACCTCCGCGCCATCAGCTGGATGGGCATGACGCTTTCCGACGCCGACTTCGGGTGGGGCGCGCCGGCGTTCATGGGGCCGGCGCTCATGTACTACAGCGGCTTCGTGTACGTGATGAACGCGCCCGGCAAGGACGGCGCCCTCGCGCTGGTGCTGTCGCTGGAGCCCGAGAGCATGCCGGCGTTCAGGAAGGTGTTCGCCGACGAGCTGGCCCGCCTCGAGCTGTAG